One segment of Chryseobacterium turcicum DNA contains the following:
- a CDS encoding SulP family inorganic anion transporter, producing the protein MSSLALFDFSKKINLKNEVLAGFTVAMTMIPESLSFAILAGLSPLTGLYAAFLMGLVTAVLGGRPGMVSGGAGATIVVLIALIKSHGIEYLFATVILAGILQLFVGIFKLGKFVRLIPQPVMYGFLNGLAVIIFMAQVEQFKITDANGVVSWLQGSSLYIMLGLTALTIAVVYFFSKITKAVPASLVAILVVFGVVLGFGINTKTVADIANISGSLPSFHIPELPFSLETLQIIFPYALIMAGVGLIESLLTLSMVDEITNSKGNSNKESVAQGIANITNGFFGGMGGCAMVAQTLVNLNAGSRARLSGIIASITILIIILIGAPFIEKIPMAALVGVMMMVAISTFQWVSIRIVNKMPKSDIFVGITVALITIVLHNLALAVLIGVVISALVFAWDNAKRIRARKHVDENGVKHYEIFGPLFFGSVTAFTDKFDPENDPDEVVINFKESRIVDMSAIDALDKLSKKYAQQNKKLNLKYLSEDCRKMLKNAEAVIEVNILEDPTYKVMPEK; encoded by the coding sequence ATGTCGTCGTTAGCCTTGTTTGACTTTTCCAAAAAAATAAATCTTAAAAATGAGGTTTTAGCTGGTTTTACCGTTGCAATGACTATGATTCCAGAATCGCTTTCTTTTGCTATTTTGGCAGGGTTATCTCCTTTGACAGGTCTTTATGCTGCGTTTTTAATGGGTTTGGTTACCGCTGTTTTAGGCGGTCGTCCCGGGATGGTTTCTGGTGGCGCAGGAGCAACGATTGTTGTTTTGATTGCTTTAATCAAATCTCACGGAATAGAATATCTTTTTGCCACCGTAATTTTAGCCGGAATTTTACAGCTTTTTGTAGGGATTTTTAAACTAGGGAAATTTGTAAGACTTATTCCGCAGCCAGTCATGTATGGTTTTTTGAATGGTTTAGCGGTCATTATTTTTATGGCGCAGGTGGAACAGTTTAAAATTACCGATGCAAATGGAGTCGTAAGTTGGCTGCAGGGTTCTTCTCTATATATTATGTTAGGTTTAACTGCTTTAACGATTGCTGTTGTCTATTTCTTTTCAAAAATTACAAAAGCCGTTCCTGCTTCTCTGGTTGCTATATTGGTGGTCTTTGGTGTTGTTTTAGGTTTTGGAATTAATACAAAAACAGTGGCTGATATTGCCAATATAAGTGGAAGTTTACCAAGTTTTCATATTCCAGAGCTTCCGTTTTCATTAGAAACTTTGCAGATTATTTTTCCTTATGCTTTGATTATGGCGGGTGTTGGTTTGATAGAATCTTTGTTAACGCTATCCATGGTCGACGAAATTACCAATTCAAAAGGAAATTCAAATAAAGAATCTGTCGCTCAAGGTATCGCTAATATTACAAACGGCTTTTTTGGCGGGATGGGCGGGTGTGCAATGGTGGCGCAAACTTTAGTTAATCTAAATGCTGGTTCAAGGGCCAGACTTTCCGGGATTATTGCTTCAATTACCATTTTAATTATCATTTTAATTGGAGCACCATTTATAGAAAAAATTCCAATGGCGGCTTTGGTGGGTGTAATGATGATGGTGGCAATCAGTACATTTCAATGGGTTTCGATTAGAATTGTCAACAAAATGCCAAAATCTGATATTTTTGTGGGAATTACGGTCGCATTAATTACGATAGTTTTGCACAATCTGGCTTTAGCGGTTTTAATTGGAGTGGTTATTTCTGCCTTAGTTTTTGCTTGGGATAATGCCAAAAGAATTCGGGCAAGAAAACATGTGGATGAAAATGGTGTAAAACATTACGAAATTTTCGGACCTCTGTTTTTCGGTTCTGTTACCGCCTTTACAGATAAATTTGATCCTGAAAATGATCCTGATGAAGTGGTGATCAATTTCAAAGAAAGCAGAATTGTTGATATGAGTGCCATTGATGCTTTAGACAAATTATCAAAAAAATACGCTCAACAAAACAAGAAATTAAATTTAAAATATCTCAGCGAAGACTGTCGGAAAATGTTGAAAAATGCTGAAGCGGTAATTGAAGTCAATATCCTGGAAGATCCTACGTATAAAGTAATGCCGGAAAAGTAG